A part of Vallitalea okinawensis genomic DNA contains:
- a CDS encoding DUF3899 domain-containing protein — protein MNRKLKLFLVITAVTTTLSVLIGLLSDTFLLAFVNYLFIFGGIIAVIGGFMAISETGLFRITSYPYKKVKWFFGRPSTGYDEDELKDDDGKKMKFNEYIAQDLPKYFSTKPILFSGLLLVIVSFVVSVTVII, from the coding sequence TTGAATAGAAAGTTAAAATTATTTTTAGTAATCACTGCAGTAACTACAACATTATCTGTATTGATAGGTTTATTATCTGATACCTTTTTATTGGCTTTTGTCAATTACTTATTTATTTTTGGTGGGATAATAGCTGTAATAGGCGGCTTTATGGCTATTAGTGAAACAGGTTTATTTCGAATAACCAGCTATCCTTACAAAAAAGTAAAATGGTTTTTTGGCAGACCTAGTACGGGGTACGATGAAGATGAGTTGAAGGATGATGATGGTAAAAAGATGAAATTTAATGAATATATAGCGCAAGATTTACCGAAATATTTTTCAACAAAACCGATATTATTTTCAGGATTATTATTAGTAATTGTTTCGTTTGTTGTTAGTGTAACGGTTATTATATAA